From a region of the Kaistia sp. 32K genome:
- a CDS encoding ABC transporter permease, whose translation MLRYTLRRAAHALLVLWATYTATFFLLFVLPGDRVFSKLGAESGGAGFNQEAVDRLRAEMGLDQPALVQYGRALWQALHGDFGVSAQTGGDALRVFAAGVPETLKLAGVALVFALAFGFALALLAVQVRWKPLADFLLSVPALAVSVPSFWIGLLLLQVVSFQWNLLPGLGNDGFQSLILPGIVLAIPAGAVIAQVLIRGLTTALSGAYVDTARARGASRRHILFHHALRNALVPVVTAMGTTSGYLIAGSVVAETVFSRSGIGLITVKAVTYQDTPVVLVAVLFAALVYVTVNFLVDLVYPLIDPRIDIGSGRASHSVGTVR comes from the coding sequence GTGTTGAGATACACCCTGCGGCGGGCCGCCCATGCGTTGCTGGTGCTCTGGGCGACCTATACGGCGACGTTCTTCCTGCTGTTCGTGCTGCCGGGCGACCGGGTCTTCAGCAAGCTCGGGGCGGAATCCGGCGGCGCGGGCTTCAACCAGGAAGCCGTCGACCGGCTGCGCGCCGAGATGGGGCTCGACCAGCCGGCGCTGGTTCAATATGGCCGTGCCCTCTGGCAGGCCCTGCATGGCGATTTCGGCGTCTCCGCGCAGACGGGCGGCGACGCGCTGCGGGTGTTCGCTGCCGGCGTGCCGGAGACGCTGAAGCTCGCGGGTGTTGCGCTGGTGTTCGCGCTTGCGTTCGGCTTTGCCCTGGCGTTGCTGGCCGTGCAGGTGCGCTGGAAGCCGCTCGCCGATTTCCTGTTGTCGGTGCCGGCGCTCGCCGTCTCCGTCCCGTCCTTCTGGATCGGCCTGTTGCTGCTGCAGGTGGTCTCGTTCCAGTGGAACCTGCTGCCCGGCCTCGGCAATGACGGCTTCCAGAGCCTGATCCTGCCCGGCATCGTCCTCGCCATTCCCGCCGGCGCCGTCATCGCGCAGGTGCTGATCCGTGGCCTCACCACGGCGCTCTCCGGCGCCTATGTCGACACGGCGCGGGCGCGCGGCGCCAGCCGCCGCCACATCCTGTTCCACCATGCGCTTCGCAACGCGCTGGTGCCGGTGGTGACCGCCATGGGGACGACCAGCGGCTATTTGATCGCCGGGTCCGTGGTGGCGGAAACCGTGTTCTCGCGCTCCGGCATCGGGCTGATCACCGTCAAGGCGGTCACCTATCAGGATACGCCGGTCGTGCTGGTCGCCGTGCTCTTCGCCGCCCTCGTCTACGTCACCGTCAACTTCCTCGTCGACCTCGTCTATCCGCTGATCGATCCCCGGATCGACATCGGCTCCGGTCGCGCGAGCCACAGCGTGGGGACCGTGCGATGA
- a CDS encoding ABC transporter substrate-binding protein: MTALDKNPRSSVLRRAFLTLAGSTLLAASMSQAALAHGDPKPGGTLTVGLQRQADCIDPQQNNYGYGSVDGRQLVDSLTDQSYSDPTKIVPWLAKSWEISDDATTYVFHLRDDVTFSDGSKFDADIVKRNIETLSKIPGATGAAALRGITSVTLDDPYTIRIQFEAPNVAFLQATSAAEFGIVAAATLAKTPDERCFAGVIGTGPFVLDKVVFNEQTTLVKRPDYNWASELRAHKGPAYLDKVVYRVIPEGTVRSGALQSGQVDLVQNVSFDDIAPLEKAGFEVESAPYHGVATQLVINTKSPVLRDREVRRALQITLNRQEIVDLAFSGFHKAATGLLTANSGYFLDQAAKLGPDPDAGRAILDKAGWVVGGDGVRAKDGQRLSITVSFFAAPANQAFLEVVQQELADIGVELKLRPLTAGAFDEALLKGDYDLHRWARELADPDAIRQIFSTKTANRLWLEPGNPLDVLLDEQRATVDPKARGEIVEKIQALVVDEAYSLPIFDSVQLWLHAPAVHGSSFGAGGTGGPNQILYDVWLAR; the protein is encoded by the coding sequence ATGACTGCGTTGGACAAAAATCCGCGCTCTTCCGTGCTGCGCCGGGCATTTTTAACGCTGGCCGGCTCGACCCTGCTGGCCGCGTCCATGAGCCAGGCCGCCTTAGCGCATGGCGATCCGAAGCCGGGCGGAACGCTGACCGTCGGCCTGCAGCGCCAGGCGGACTGCATCGATCCGCAGCAGAACAATTACGGCTACGGCTCGGTCGACGGTCGCCAGCTCGTCGATTCCCTGACCGACCAGAGCTACTCGGATCCGACCAAGATCGTGCCCTGGCTGGCCAAGTCCTGGGAGATCTCCGACGACGCCACCACCTACGTCTTCCACCTGCGCGATGACGTGACCTTCAGCGACGGCAGCAAGTTCGACGCCGATATCGTCAAACGCAACATCGAGACGCTGTCGAAGATCCCGGGCGCCACCGGGGCGGCGGCGCTGCGCGGCATCACCAGCGTGACGCTGGACGATCCCTACACCATCCGCATCCAGTTCGAAGCGCCGAACGTCGCCTTCCTGCAGGCGACCTCCGCCGCCGAGTTCGGCATCGTCGCAGCGGCGACGCTGGCGAAGACGCCGGACGAGCGCTGCTTCGCCGGCGTCATCGGCACCGGGCCGTTCGTGCTGGACAAGGTCGTGTTCAACGAGCAGACGACGCTGGTGAAGCGCCCGGACTACAATTGGGCCTCGGAGCTTCGCGCCCACAAGGGCCCTGCCTATCTCGACAAGGTCGTCTACCGGGTGATCCCGGAAGGCACGGTGCGCAGCGGCGCGCTGCAGAGCGGGCAGGTGGACCTCGTCCAGAACGTCAGCTTCGACGATATCGCGCCGCTTGAGAAGGCCGGCTTCGAGGTGGAAAGCGCGCCCTATCACGGCGTCGCCACGCAGCTCGTCATCAACACCAAGAGCCCGGTGCTCCGGGATCGCGAGGTTCGCCGCGCGCTGCAGATCACCCTGAACCGCCAGGAAATCGTCGACCTCGCCTTCAGCGGCTTCCACAAGGCGGCGACCGGTCTTCTGACCGCCAATTCCGGCTATTTCCTCGATCAGGCCGCCAAGCTCGGCCCCGATCCGGATGCCGGCCGCGCCATTCTCGACAAGGCCGGCTGGGTCGTCGGCGGCGATGGCGTGCGCGCGAAGGACGGGCAGCGGCTCTCGATCACCGTGTCGTTCTTCGCAGCCCCCGCCAACCAGGCCTTCCTCGAGGTCGTGCAGCAGGAGCTCGCCGATATCGGCGTCGAGCTGAAGCTGCGTCCGCTGACGGCCGGCGCGTTCGATGAGGCCCTCCTGAAGGGCGATTACGACCTGCATCGCTGGGCGCGCGAACTCGCCGATCCCGACGCCATCCGCCAGATCTTCTCGACCAAGACGGCCAATCGGCTGTGGCTGGAGCCCGGCAATCCGCTCGACGTGCTGCTCGACGAGCAGCGCGCGACGGTGGATCCGAAGGCGCGCGGCGAGATCGTCGAGAAGATCCAGGCGCTGGTTGTCGACGAGGCCTACAGCCTGCCGATCTTCGATTCCGTGCAGCTCTGGCTTCATGCACCCGCCGTCCACGGCTCCAGCTTCGGCGCCGGCGGCACCGGCGGCCCGAACCAGATCCTCTACGACGTCTGGCTCGCTCGCTGA